In one window of Deinococcus roseus DNA:
- a CDS encoding arsenate reductase family protein produces the protein MEVQIFGIKKSQDTRKAERFFKERKVKIHQVDLEVRPIAKGELARFTQKAGGLLGLIDTNSKTYQKKGLEFMKLSEERWLELVQDNPDLLILPLVRFGQKVTIGADEATWKSWME, from the coding sequence GTGGAAGTACAGATTTTTGGAATCAAGAAATCCCAGGACACCCGCAAGGCAGAGCGTTTCTTCAAAGAGCGCAAAGTGAAGATCCATCAGGTGGACCTGGAGGTGCGCCCCATCGCCAAAGGGGAACTGGCCCGTTTCACCCAGAAAGCGGGTGGTCTGCTGGGTCTGATCGACACAAACAGCAAGACCTACCAGAAAAAAGGGCTGGAGTTCATGAAGCTTTCCGAGGAACGCTGGCTGGAACTGGTGCAGGACAACCCAGACCTGCTGATTTTGCCTCTGGTGCGTTTCGGTCAGAAAGTGACCATTGGGGCAGATGAGGCCACCTGGAAAAGCTGGATGGAATGA
- a CDS encoding LexA family protein: MPIDNRDAEWVLRRKMREADTNASALSLHIGKSRTWAHVQLFKDPLGTLWSMSYKEPEALDLFAQKLGYRNRYDLLIDLDLITKADLKALQDWMELPKRTAAFPLNPLAEPANLTVKIPIYGTVGAGLKKIHANDHPEEYVEFDMRELPKAIDVAKLFILVVNGDSMSDDYVSRQIPHGSKILVESDAVPTDGKIVVAWIPELETGVVKQYFAKGENTLLRSYKVGGPTFWASQYPDMVLEGVVRRVIWEP; the protein is encoded by the coding sequence ATGCCGATTGACAATAGAGATGCAGAGTGGGTTTTGAGGCGCAAAATGCGGGAAGCAGACACAAATGCTTCTGCCCTTAGCCTGCATATCGGAAAATCCCGCACCTGGGCACATGTCCAGCTTTTTAAAGACCCTCTGGGAACCCTTTGGAGCATGAGCTATAAAGAACCAGAGGCACTGGATCTCTTTGCCCAAAAATTGGGGTACAGAAACCGATATGACCTGCTGATTGATTTGGACCTGATTACCAAAGCAGATTTAAAAGCCTTACAGGACTGGATGGAACTGCCCAAGCGCACAGCGGCTTTCCCGCTCAACCCCCTTGCTGAACCTGCAAATCTCACTGTGAAAATTCCGATCTATGGCACTGTTGGCGCAGGTCTGAAAAAGATCCATGCTAATGACCACCCTGAAGAGTATGTGGAATTCGACATGCGAGAACTGCCCAAAGCCATTGATGTGGCGAAGCTGTTCATTCTGGTGGTCAACGGGGATAGCATGTCAGATGACTATGTTTCTCGCCAGATCCCACACGGGAGCAAGATTCTGGTGGAAAGTGACGCTGTTCCCACGGACGGGAAAATTGTGGTGGCCTGGATTCCTGAGCTTGAAACAGGGGTAGTTAAGCAATACTTCGCCAAAGGGGAGAATACGCTGCTGCGGTCCTATAAGGTCGGTGGGCCAACCTTCTGGGCTTCCCAGTACCCTGACATGGTGCTGGAAGGGGTTGTGCGGCGGGTGATCTGGGAGCCGTAA
- a CDS encoding prepilin-type N-terminal cleavage/methylation domain-containing protein, with translation MRRLSAVGKNTKQRSEQGFTLLELLLAMAIMGMLLVSLFNFVQTISKTSTDVQGRINAHDAVRRLAEMVTQELRSTAFGVVASQPYAPNASQISVLSPVATSGNTVAGIGVIDAAGFSTATTVSTYTGTLSAVAANSYLVLLSGSSARLLRTTAATSTSTSQVFTHTGCQNVLSGASATLSLVTPVGYRYDSAAKILYEKRGANPETILAWGISNFALSYTYVNTTTGVETTSTTFSGALVTNAGSPVTTSALRRINLLVGMTENGKTQTISNTVNLISPTGLNITSYTECV, from the coding sequence ATGCGCCGCCTGTCTGCTGTAGGAAAGAACACCAAACAGCGCAGCGAGCAGGGTTTCACCTTGCTGGAATTGCTGCTTGCCATGGCCATCATGGGGATGTTGCTGGTTTCCCTCTTCAATTTTGTACAGACCATCAGCAAAACCTCCACCGATGTGCAGGGCCGCATCAATGCCCATGATGCCGTAAGGCGTCTTGCGGAAATGGTGACCCAGGAATTGCGCTCTACCGCTTTTGGAGTGGTGGCAAGCCAGCCTTACGCTCCCAATGCCAGCCAGATCAGTGTTCTCAGTCCAGTGGCCACCTCGGGCAACACGGTGGCAGGCATTGGTGTGATTGATGCCGCTGGTTTCTCCACAGCCACCACAGTGTCTACTTACACAGGGACCCTCTCCGCAGTGGCAGCCAACTCTTACCTGGTGTTGCTCAGCGGATCCAGTGCCCGCCTGTTGCGCACCACGGCGGCCACCAGCACCAGCACCAGCCAGGTGTTCACCCACACAGGATGCCAAAATGTCCTTTCTGGAGCATCTGCCACCCTTTCTCTGGTGACCCCGGTGGGTTACCGCTACGACAGCGCAGCCAAAATCCTGTATGAAAAACGGGGTGCCAACCCAGAAACCATTCTGGCCTGGGGCATTTCCAACTTTGCCCTGAGCTACACCTATGTGAACACCACCACTGGAGTTGAAACCACCAGCACCACCTTCAGTGGTGCTCTGGTGACCAATGCAGGGAGCCCGGTGACCACTTCTGCACTGCGCCGAATCAACCTGCTGGTGGGCATGACCGAGAACGGCAAAACCCAGACCATCAGCAACACCGTCAACCTGATTTCGCCCACTGGCCTGAACATCACCTCTTACACGGAGTGCGTATGA
- a CDS encoding outer membrane lipoprotein carrier protein LolA, translating to MKRVLFTVLLMGSAAFAQTALAQTADDIMGKVQASQKAVKDVTIKVVGKAELDNGSQSIDLDIQTIPSLNLTRINFNAPDALADNVVVIDKNTVSNYLFLTNQVTVQSAKKARLEGFSFDFTRFADFSTELGKDKFTLKLLSTDTAKDGKVYVIEATPREQDLGFTRTRVTITENGWRPLKMQALDSKGKVLADLNFTTWKTNSGLKAAALKSLPKDAQIIKK from the coding sequence ATGAAAAGAGTGCTGTTTACCGTTCTGCTGATGGGCTCTGCTGCCTTTGCCCAGACCGCATTGGCCCAGACCGCCGATGACATCATGGGCAAAGTGCAGGCCAGCCAGAAAGCCGTCAAGGACGTCACCATCAAAGTGGTGGGCAAGGCCGAACTGGACAACGGATCCCAGAGCATCGACCTGGACATCCAGACCATCCCTTCCCTCAACCTCACCCGCATCAACTTCAATGCCCCGGATGCCCTGGCAGACAATGTGGTGGTGATCGACAAGAACACCGTTTCCAACTACCTGTTCCTCACCAACCAGGTGACGGTGCAGAGCGCCAAGAAAGCCCGTCTGGAAGGGTTCAGTTTTGACTTCACCAGGTTCGCAGATTTCTCCACGGAACTGGGCAAAGACAAATTCACCCTGAAACTGCTCAGCACCGACACCGCCAAAGACGGCAAAGTCTACGTGATCGAGGCCACCCCCAGAGAGCAGGACCTGGGATTCACGCGCACCCGCGTGACCATCACCGAAAACGGCTGGCGGCCCCTGAAAATGCAGGCCCTGGACAGCAAAGGCAAGGTGCTGGCAGACCTGAACTTCACCACCTGGAAAACCAACAGTGGCCTGAAAGCTGCTGCCCTGAAAAGCCTGCCCAAAGACGCCCAGATCATCAAGAAATAA
- a CDS encoding amidase yields MDLTLLDATALAAGIQDGAWTSEAVVQAFIEKQRALQPRLNAVAFEGYMQALEEARMRDRETAQGHSRGPLHGVPITIKDWIDVAGLPCAGNMPEHLERRPAMDASSVARLRAAGAIVLAKTTVTADSPVYGKTNHPLNPDYSPTGSSSGEAALIAACGSPLGLGSDSGGSIRQPAHVCGIYGLRPTSGRVPITGHFPPIAALIDPRTVIGPMARSLRDIELAYQLISGPDGLDHTTPPVPLSFAETAPADLKVLWYSHHPEHALHPDIAAALQDAVNQLQHAGLQLESCEPPLLDQVMPLTHRYWQTTESRQADHWEPWEPGSLSGEEVGELYFRWDHFRRTWMQWMTDADLILCPISDQPARPHSEPSGSVAYTATCSLLGWPSLSVPCGKTADGFPIGVQLVAKPWREDQLFQVARWLQ; encoded by the coding sequence ATGGATTTGACTTTGCTGGACGCAACGGCCCTGGCCGCAGGCATACAGGATGGAGCATGGACTTCGGAAGCTGTGGTGCAGGCTTTCATTGAAAAGCAGCGGGCCTTGCAGCCCCGACTCAATGCAGTGGCTTTTGAAGGTTACATGCAGGCCCTGGAAGAAGCCAGAATGCGGGACAGGGAAACGGCCCAGGGGCATTCCAGAGGGCCACTGCACGGGGTGCCCATCACCATCAAAGATTGGATCGATGTGGCAGGGTTGCCCTGTGCCGGAAACATGCCAGAGCACCTGGAACGCAGACCTGCAATGGATGCCAGCAGTGTGGCAAGACTCCGGGCCGCTGGAGCCATTGTGCTGGCCAAAACCACCGTCACCGCAGACAGTCCGGTTTACGGCAAGACCAACCATCCCCTGAACCCGGACTACAGCCCCACAGGGTCCAGCAGTGGAGAAGCGGCACTCATCGCGGCCTGTGGCAGTCCTCTGGGCCTGGGCAGCGACTCTGGAGGCAGCATCCGGCAACCGGCGCACGTGTGTGGGATTTACGGGTTGAGGCCCACCTCTGGCAGGGTGCCCATCACCGGGCATTTTCCACCTATTGCCGCCCTGATTGACCCTCGAACCGTGATTGGCCCCATGGCCCGCAGCCTCAGGGACATTGAACTGGCCTACCAGTTGATCAGTGGACCAGATGGTCTGGACCACACGACACCACCTGTTCCACTGTCTTTTGCAGAAACCGCACCGGCAGACCTGAAAGTGCTCTGGTACAGCCACCATCCTGAGCACGCCCTGCACCCGGACATCGCAGCAGCTTTGCAGGATGCGGTCAACCAGTTGCAACACGCAGGCTTGCAGCTGGAAAGCTGTGAACCTCCCTTGCTGGACCAGGTGATGCCCCTCACCCACAGGTACTGGCAGACCACAGAATCCAGACAGGCAGACCACTGGGAGCCCTGGGAGCCTGGATCCCTCTCAGGAGAGGAAGTGGGCGAACTGTACTTCAGGTGGGACCACTTCAGGCGCACCTGGATGCAGTGGATGACAGATGCAGACCTGATCCTCTGCCCCATCTCAGATCAGCCTGCAAGGCCCCACAGTGAGCCCTCTGGCAGCGTGGCCTACACCGCCACTTGCAGCCTGCTGGGATGGCCCTCCCTGAGTGTGCCTTGTGGCAAGACCGCAGACGGTTTTCCCATCGGGGTGCAGCTTGTGGCAAAACCCTGGAGGGAAGACCAGTTGTTTCAGGTGGCCCGATGGCTGCAGTGA
- a CDS encoding DUF4900 domain-containing protein, giving the protein MIEDTCSQPEQRRHNQGVALISVLLSMALVLACLGLLATRSMQQIQSSGDSMKMSAATLASYSGQNMVTKALKGTIRNDLTQAVMTTSHSTSRWSYGTGTGTVPDAATVDTDLAIVKTRLQGFADTAFCSGTPTFVDKATINIRVHFTATACGQAIPSNISLPPGRFVEGAPRNGTGSVANQTYSLPYLVVVTGNKGKSKRLTTLLGEYQFQVGRSSFARFGLFTNVHQSAAGSDVVFTNNILYDGPVHTNGKFYFSTGTPYFGSYVTSAGCNNSTCTTQTPSVKIPSGTQAASVANTAFSGGTNSSNCVQYQVCPELVKGIDFNASYIPMPTNSSNQQAAAQADGIYYAESRTLKMWAADANGAAPATGVAATAQYIQTCKTSNTAVCETWRITMVNGQMVKQKNTSTTTTWGTATNSWAAATSFNGVVYATAFSRLGGPDRTGTTPATAPAALASFAQITVASDGNIRINRDLKYEDTPCSGSLARAANGTIQTATCNNLGADNILGIYSQNGSVSVASQSSCVSSTSCTATQKLDHAPNDVTIQGVVMSSTGEFNVESYNSGLDRGAINLLGGVIENYYGPVGTTGGTGFKRSFTYDQRLLQGMSPPYFPTTPNDEVTAVFTKGYGIKEQ; this is encoded by the coding sequence ATGATTGAAGACACCTGCTCTCAACCTGAACAAAGACGGCACAACCAGGGTGTGGCTTTGATCTCTGTGCTGCTTTCCATGGCCCTGGTGCTGGCCTGCCTGGGACTGCTTGCCACCCGTTCCATGCAACAGATCCAGTCGTCAGGAGATTCCATGAAGATGTCTGCTGCCACCCTGGCTTCTTACAGTGGACAGAACATGGTGACCAAAGCCCTGAAGGGCACCATCCGCAATGACCTCACTCAGGCAGTGATGACCACCAGCCATTCCACCAGCCGCTGGTCTTATGGCACAGGGACAGGCACCGTACCAGATGCGGCCACAGTGGACACCGATCTGGCCATTGTGAAAACCCGTTTGCAGGGATTTGCAGACACTGCATTTTGCAGCGGCACCCCCACTTTTGTGGACAAAGCCACCATCAACATTCGGGTGCACTTTACGGCCACCGCTTGTGGGCAGGCCATCCCTTCCAACATCAGTTTGCCTCCAGGGCGTTTTGTGGAAGGCGCTCCCCGCAACGGAACAGGAAGTGTGGCAAACCAGACCTACAGCCTGCCTTACCTGGTGGTGGTGACAGGCAACAAAGGCAAGTCCAAACGCCTGACCACCCTGCTCGGTGAGTACCAGTTTCAGGTGGGTCGCAGTTCTTTTGCCCGTTTTGGCCTCTTCACCAACGTTCACCAGAGTGCTGCAGGCAGCGATGTGGTGTTCACCAACAACATCCTCTATGACGGACCAGTGCACACCAACGGCAAGTTCTACTTCTCCACCGGAACGCCCTACTTTGGTTCTTATGTGACTTCTGCTGGGTGCAACAATTCCACCTGCACCACCCAGACACCCAGCGTGAAAATTCCTTCGGGAACACAGGCAGCGTCTGTGGCCAACACTGCTTTTTCTGGAGGCACCAACAGCTCCAACTGTGTGCAATATCAGGTGTGTCCTGAACTGGTCAAAGGCATTGATTTCAATGCTTCTTACATTCCCATGCCCACCAACAGTTCCAACCAGCAAGCTGCAGCCCAGGCGGATGGCATTTACTATGCTGAAAGCAGAACCCTCAAGATGTGGGCTGCCGATGCAAACGGTGCAGCGCCTGCAACAGGCGTTGCTGCCACCGCGCAGTACATCCAGACCTGCAAGACCAGCAACACGGCGGTCTGTGAAACCTGGCGCATCACCATGGTCAACGGCCAGATGGTGAAACAGAAAAACACCAGCACCACCACCACATGGGGCACTGCCACCAATTCCTGGGCAGCCGCCACTTCTTTTAATGGTGTGGTTTATGCCACAGCGTTCAGCCGCCTGGGAGGGCCAGATCGCACTGGAACCACGCCTGCTACAGCTCCCGCTGCACTGGCCTCTTTTGCCCAGATCACTGTGGCCTCGGATGGCAACATCCGCATCAATCGGGACCTCAAATATGAGGACACCCCCTGCAGTGGCAGCCTTGCCCGTGCTGCCAACGGCACCATTCAGACGGCCACCTGCAACAATCTGGGTGCAGACAACATCCTGGGCATTTACAGCCAGAACGGCAGTGTTTCTGTGGCCAGTCAATCCAGCTGTGTGTCTTCCACCTCCTGCACGGCCACCCAGAAGCTGGACCATGCCCCCAACGATGTGACCATTCAGGGCGTGGTGATGAGCAGCACCGGTGAATTCAATGTGGAAAGCTACAACAGTGGTCTGGACCGTGGAGCCATCAACCTGCTGGGCGGCGTGATCGAGAACTACTATGGTCCTGTGGGCACCACGGGTGGGACAGGTTTCAAGCGCTCTTTCACCTATGACCAGCGGCTCTTGCAGGGGATGTCCCCTCCTTACTTTCCCACCACCCCCAACGATGAAGTCACGGCGGTTTTCACCAAAGGATATGGGATCAAAGAGCAGTAA
- a CDS encoding M23 family metallopeptidase: MPKIVHPVKDPKRLKRGLITKFLVDTVYLAQQGTPCYPIGGQGFHTGWDLNGAGGGDSDLGMPVGCISDGVVSEIVRNNGPLWGNIVIVWHPHLDRWSRYAHLKDIQCAVGQELQAGEQLGTIGKGYNGTAFAAHLHLDIIKKKLPTPTYWNGSGSLQILKSNVQTYFENPKVFFARYGLIDFESVSSGCRL, translated from the coding sequence ATGCCTAAAATCGTGCATCCCGTCAAAGATCCCAAACGCCTCAAACGGGGCCTGATCACCAAGTTTTTGGTGGACACCGTTTATCTCGCCCAGCAAGGCACCCCCTGCTATCCCATTGGTGGACAGGGCTTTCACACAGGTTGGGATCTCAACGGTGCTGGCGGAGGTGACTCCGATCTGGGAATGCCTGTAGGGTGCATCTCTGATGGGGTGGTCTCTGAGATCGTGCGCAACAATGGCCCACTGTGGGGAAACATCGTCATTGTGTGGCACCCCCACCTGGACCGCTGGAGCCGTTACGCCCACCTGAAAGACATCCAGTGTGCTGTTGGGCAGGAGCTGCAGGCCGGGGAACAACTGGGCACCATCGGCAAGGGCTACAACGGAACAGCCTTTGCTGCCCATCTGCACCTGGACATCATCAAGAAAAAGCTGCCCACCCCCACGTACTGGAACGGCAGCGGCTCCCTGCAGATCCTCAAAAGCAACGTTCAGACCTACTTCGAGAACCCCAAAGTGTTCTTTGCTCGGTATGGCCTGATTGACTTTGAATCTGTCAGCTCTGGGTGCAGGTTATGA
- a CDS encoding O-methyltransferase, translating into MGGGNVPYALRFHKNIDRALFYDCLRILDKYPSVDIKSACYIGFGSYSFEDFKEIHQRFGISNMISLEYDENTFRRQLFNLPLRCITLFNTDSWNFIKEFDNNINNFSGNLVIWLDYATPAQINNQLLEIQELTKSLKDGDILKVTLNANPEAYGGAPYGGYTIDLDDPISPKMTRMNKSQLRKFYLEKFKAKCTSFSRNISGQIDNPEYMTLENFPKVLLHLVAVAIDKNLKQSKIKKHKISSFIYSDSQHQMLTITFIFIEKQREVAFLETTKIDEWEFYDNSDQGYLNLSIPILTLPEKMHIDKRIHESSEIENIFEFSFESQALSSNLLENYLKLYRYYPTFLRATI; encoded by the coding sequence ATGGGGGGAGGTAATGTGCCCTATGCTCTCAGGTTCCATAAAAATATAGATCGAGCATTATTCTACGACTGCTTGAGAATACTTGATAAATATCCCTCTGTGGATATAAAGAGTGCATGCTATATAGGATTTGGCAGTTATTCATTCGAAGACTTTAAAGAAATACATCAAAGATTTGGAATTAGTAATATGATATCTCTAGAATATGATGAAAATACATTTAGACGACAATTATTTAATTTACCATTACGATGCATTACATTATTTAATACTGACAGTTGGAATTTTATCAAGGAGTTTGATAATAATATAAACAATTTTTCTGGTAACCTAGTTATATGGTTAGATTATGCGACTCCTGCCCAGATCAACAATCAATTACTAGAAATTCAAGAACTCACTAAAAGTTTAAAAGATGGAGATATACTTAAAGTAACATTAAATGCAAATCCTGAAGCTTATGGAGGTGCGCCCTATGGTGGATATACTATAGATTTAGATGATCCAATCTCTCCAAAAATGACTCGTATGAATAAGTCTCAATTAAGAAAATTTTATCTTGAAAAATTTAAAGCTAAATGTACATCATTTTCTAGAAATATTTCTGGGCAAATAGATAATCCTGAGTATATGACTCTTGAAAATTTTCCTAAAGTACTCCTGCATTTGGTGGCGGTTGCTATAGATAAAAACTTAAAACAATCTAAAATTAAAAAACATAAAATATCTTCATTTATATACTCAGACTCTCAGCATCAGATGTTGACAATAACCTTTATATTTATAGAAAAACAAAGAGAGGTCGCATTTCTGGAAACTACAAAAATTGATGAATGGGAGTTTTATGACAATAGTGATCAGGGATATTTAAATTTGTCTATACCAATTCTCACGTTACCAGAGAAGATGCACATAGATAAGAGGATACATGAGTCTTCGGAGATTGAAAACATATTTGAGTTTTCTTTTGAAAGCCAAGCCTTATCCTCTAATCTGCTTGAGAATTATCTAAAACTATATAGATACTACCCCACTTTTTTGCGGGCCACTATATAA
- a CDS encoding ATP-binding protein, with translation MTLVNAEPRKKFFTEMLTRDIDLKDAILDLLDNCIDGALRASESLQINAQVQQGDSEVVLVGNTAEIDPVSPYSDRWAEISINETEFVIRDNCGGIPRDIAINYAFRMGRSEEMQETETVKSVGVYGIGMKRAVFKMGRNVEVISKNAEDFYRVCIPPAWMSSGDWSLELEDLPNADLFTGNTLVYVNDLHEEIIDLFNNTDFIDDLKTTISTHYSVIISKGFEIRFIYNEELEIIVAREIKISYKSPSTEDPVSSILPYIVTGKTENVDYSIIVGFYAPPPGIEEDEGEDQPNWRNIRKSEYAGWTIICNDRVVIYNDKSIITGWGEAMVPTYHNQFRAISGVVEFSSRDLKKLPWTTTKRGINTNSRVYLEAKNYMRNGMKKFTDFTNHWKRNQEEARSLFKGHRPTVYKEVIKELKKDTEIWTRSRRDDTLRYDIPLPRPEETNKMIVIRFSKPKDLYNEVKYKLFEDDQISPSALGEFCFDYFLKGDEDGGR, from the coding sequence ATGACTCTAGTAAATGCCGAGCCTAGAAAGAAATTCTTTACAGAAATGCTTACAAGAGATATAGATCTCAAAGATGCAATATTAGATCTCTTGGATAATTGTATAGATGGTGCTTTAAGAGCTTCGGAATCACTTCAAATTAACGCTCAGGTTCAACAAGGTGATAGTGAAGTTGTTCTTGTGGGCAATACTGCGGAGATTGATCCAGTCTCCCCATATAGTGATAGGTGGGCAGAAATATCAATCAATGAGACGGAGTTTGTAATTAGAGATAATTGTGGTGGTATACCAAGAGATATAGCTATCAACTATGCCTTTAGAATGGGAAGATCTGAAGAAATGCAAGAAACTGAAACTGTTAAATCGGTCGGAGTTTATGGCATTGGAATGAAAAGAGCCGTATTTAAAATGGGTAGGAACGTAGAAGTAATATCCAAAAATGCTGAAGATTTTTATCGAGTTTGTATACCACCTGCATGGATGTCCTCTGGTGATTGGAGTCTAGAGTTAGAGGATTTACCAAATGCAGATTTGTTTACTGGAAATACACTAGTTTATGTAAATGATTTGCACGAAGAAATTATAGATTTGTTTAATAATACTGATTTTATTGATGATTTAAAAACTACTATCTCTACACACTACAGTGTAATTATTTCAAAGGGATTTGAAATACGTTTTATTTATAATGAAGAACTTGAAATAATCGTAGCGCGTGAAATTAAGATCTCGTACAAATCGCCATCTACCGAAGATCCGGTTTCAAGTATTTTGCCATATATAGTAACGGGAAAAACTGAAAATGTAGACTACTCTATAATTGTTGGATTCTATGCTCCGCCTCCTGGTATAGAAGAAGACGAAGGCGAAGACCAGCCAAATTGGCGTAATATTAGAAAATCGGAATATGCTGGATGGACCATTATTTGTAACGATAGAGTAGTGATCTATAATGATAAGTCAATTATTACAGGTTGGGGAGAAGCTATGGTGCCTACATATCATAATCAATTCAGAGCAATTTCTGGTGTAGTAGAATTCTCGAGTAGAGATTTGAAAAAACTGCCTTGGACTACTACTAAAAGAGGCATAAACACAAATAGTAGGGTTTATTTGGAAGCTAAGAATTACATGAGAAATGGCATGAAGAAATTTACCGATTTTACTAACCACTGGAAACGTAACCAGGAAGAGGCTAGAAGTCTCTTTAAGGGACATCGTCCTACGGTTTATAAGGAAGTAATTAAAGAATTAAAGAAAGATACAGAAATATGGACTCGAAGTAGGCGTGATGACACTTTAAGATATGATATACCTCTTCCTAGACCGGAAGAAACAAATAAAATGATTGTTATTAGATTTAGTAAGCCTAAAGATTTATATAATGAGGTTAAGTATAAACTTTTTGAAGATGATCAAATATCTCCAAGTGCGCTTGGCGAATTCTGCTTTGACTATTTTTTGAAAGGAGATGAAGATGGGGGGAGGTAA
- a CDS encoding HNH endonuclease: MATEIWTDEELDAAVGAYVEMLNQEKEGKPYVKMDYNRSLVGGPIANRSRKSIEWRMQNISAVLVEMGQDRIVGYKPARHVTGQIKDKIIGFLNKRGIFNQEEMQPVADQQHLYQRVTALRQKKFAQQPLGQQVPKTVQAQRTLYVRDPKVVAWVLEQAKGHCELCGSAAPFLTAEGLPFLEVHHVKGLAEGGPDTTENAVALCPNCHRLCHYAANKKEAVSKLLQNVARLQPF; the protein is encoded by the coding sequence ATGGCAACCGAGATTTGGACCGATGAAGAACTGGACGCGGCTGTAGGTGCATACGTTGAAATGTTGAATCAGGAAAAAGAGGGAAAGCCTTATGTAAAAATGGATTACAACAGGTCGCTTGTCGGTGGTCCAATTGCCAACAGAAGCAGAAAATCCATCGAATGGAGAATGCAAAATATATCTGCTGTTTTGGTAGAAATGGGTCAGGATCGTATTGTTGGGTATAAACCAGCAAGACACGTCACAGGTCAGATCAAAGACAAAATCATTGGCTTTCTCAACAAGAGGGGGATTTTCAATCAAGAGGAAATGCAGCCTGTTGCAGACCAGCAGCACCTTTACCAGAGGGTGACTGCGCTTCGACAGAAGAAGTTTGCGCAGCAGCCATTGGGTCAGCAGGTGCCTAAAACAGTGCAGGCCCAAAGAACTCTTTACGTGCGAGATCCAAAAGTTGTGGCCTGGGTGCTGGAGCAGGCAAAGGGACACTGTGAGCTTTGTGGTTCTGCAGCTCCATTCTTGACGGCTGAGGGCCTGCCTTTTCTTGAAGTGCATCACGTCAAAGGTCTTGCCGAGGGAGGCCCAGACACAACAGAAAACGCAGTGGCCCTATGCCCAAATTGCCACAGGCTTTGCCACTACGCAGCCAATAAAAAAGAGGCTGTAAGCAAGCTCTTGCAAAATGTCGCTCGGCTTCAGCCTTTCTGA
- a CDS encoding type IV pilus modification PilV family protein, producing the protein MDRFSKTPSKQQDSREAGFTLVEVLFAFSLLLILMVATSNLAVSTYQSDFQVGQRNQMNQIVMGMGRRILAGDSLVLPASGQTSRTFTASGLQGMGFQNTTNLTAVVTATTNVTYSSNTYLQYQIRVCWKTRTCVTTYMAAPEGT; encoded by the coding sequence ATGGACAGGTTCAGCAAAACACCCTCAAAACAGCAAGATTCCAGGGAAGCAGGTTTCACCCTGGTTGAAGTGTTGTTTGCGTTTTCACTGCTGTTGATCCTGATGGTGGCCACCAGCAATCTGGCGGTCAGCACCTATCAAAGTGATTTTCAGGTGGGGCAGCGCAACCAGATGAACCAGATTGTCATGGGCATGGGAAGAAGAATTCTGGCTGGAGATTCGCTGGTGTTGCCTGCATCAGGTCAGACCTCTCGCACTTTTACAGCCAGTGGTCTGCAGGGCATGGGTTTTCAGAACACCACCAACCTGACTGCAGTTGTCACTGCCACCACCAACGTGACATACAGCAGCAACACCTATCTTCAGTATCAGATCAGGGTGTGCTGGAAGACCAGGACCTGTGTGACCACCTACATGGCTGCTCCGGAGGGAACCTGA
- a CDS encoding helix-turn-helix domain-containing protein, translated as MNQEEVLYVGIPANSLLVQQLVQSITQAVKESVQIPEGKLLITVEEAAELLGISEARVRGMANAGSLPGVIRNEEGSGKILFKRAVLVQWASTEEVI; from the coding sequence ATGAACCAAGAAGAAGTTCTGTACGTCGGTATCCCTGCCAACAGCCTTCTGGTCCAGCAACTGGTGCAGAGCATCACCCAGGCTGTGAAAGAGTCTGTGCAGATTCCAGAGGGAAAACTGCTCATCACTGTGGAAGAAGCTGCAGAGCTTCTGGGGATCAGTGAAGCCCGTGTGCGTGGCATGGCCAACGCTGGATCTCTGCCTGGGGTGATTCGCAATGAAGAAGGTTCAGGAAAGATCCTCTTCAAGCGTGCTGTGCTGGTCCAGTGGGCCTCTACAGAAGAGGTGATTTGA